The bacterium DNA window TACAACGCCTTTGCCTTCGTGAACAAGGACGCGATCGAACAGGCACGGGCGATCGACCGCCGGACCGGTCGTGGGCAGAGTGGGCCCACAGACGTCGCCTTGGAGGGGATTCCGAGTTCCATTAAAGATATTATCCACGCGGCCGGTATGCCGACGACTGCCAGTTCGGCCGTGCCTACTGGGTTCCCGACCACGAACGATGCCGCGGCCGTGGCAGAGATCCGCCGAGCCGGCGCGATCATAGTCGGAAAGACGCACACGCATGAGTTTGCCCTCGGCGTGACGCAGCCTCAGAGTCGGAACCCGTGGGACCCAGACCGTGTGCCAGGTGGTTCTTCGGGAGGTGCGGCAATTGCGCTGATCACCGGTATGTGCCTGGGGGCCCTGGGCACGGACACCCGCGCGTCGATCCGTGTGCCAGCCGCACTTTGCGGGACAGTCGGCTACAAGCCCACGTATGGGCTACTCCCCACGGATGGAATCGTGCCGCTGTCGTGGAGCATGGACCACTGCGCCGTCATGGCACGTACTGTGGAGGACGCGGCGCTGGTGGCGGACATTGCCGCGCGCGAAACGGGGACGGTGGATCTGCTCGGCAGTGCGCGCACCGCGGTTCGCGGCCTGCGGATCGGCATTCCGGAGACGGCCCTCGTCGGGGCCGATGTCGAGGTCGCGGACGCGGTTTCCGGCGCCGCGCGCGTGTTGTCTGCCGCGGGCGTGACACTCCGAGATCTTAAGGAGCCGAGCGACACGGACTTCGATACGGCAAACGCGATGGGACTGGTCCTGTCCCGCTGCGAGGCGGCAGCCTACCACCGAGACTGGTTGGTTCGGTATCCGGCCGCCTACACGAAGGACGTTTACGAGCAGTTGGACGAGGCGGCACGGGTATCCGCCGTGGATTACCTCCAGGCGCAGCGGTATCGTGGAGAGTTCGCGGAGCGGATGGCACGCCTCTTCGTCCAGGTCGACGCGCTATTGATGCCCACCACCTTGATCCCAGCGCCGCGCAGGGACCAGGCCGAGCAGCACCTCGTCTCGCTCTCGCGGAACTGTGTGCCCTGGAGTTTCATCGGGTTTCCCGCGATAAGCGTGCCCGGCGGCATGACAGGAGGTGGGCTGCCGATAGGACTGCAGGTCGTCGGCGCGCCGTGCGGCGACGGGACGGTGCTGGCGCTGGCCGCGGCCATCGAGGGATCCGCGCGCCTGGATGAGTTGTACGATCGCGTGCCGGAGCCATGGCGCCTGTCACTCTGCTCGCCGCGTTGGGCTGCATCGTGACGGCGAGGCAGACGGCTGCGGCCGCAGACGGCCGGGTCGCCCACACCGGCACACGAGGGTCGGCGGGCCCAACGGTAGAGGGCGTCGAGAAAGTGTTGCGCGGCGATTCTGTCTATCGCGTGCTTAAGGACAAGGTCCTCGACTACATCCTCCGGCCCGGTCAGCGTATGACAGAGGAGCAGGTCGCGGAGGACCTGCATGTCAGCCGAACGCCTGCACGCGAGGCCCTACGGCGGCTGGAGCAGGAAGGGTGGCTCACGCTCGTCCCGCATCAGGGCTATTACGTCCGCGCTTTCACCACTCGCGAAGTGGATGAGATTTATGAATTGCGCATCGGCGTGGAGCGCCATACGGCCCGCATCTCCGCAGAGCGCGGCGCGCCTGAGGCGCTGGCGCGGCTCGATGCCGCGTGGACGGAGATGCAGCGTGCGCCGGCGGCCGGAGATGCTCTGGTCTGGCTCAGGGCCGACGAAGAGTTCCACTACGGGGTCGCCGCGTCGACCGGCAACCGGGAGCTTGCCGGTGCGCTGCGGCGCATCAACGAACGGATTCGCATCATCCGCCGTATCGACTACACACGGCATGAACGCGCGGCCTCGACCATCCGAGAACACCTGGAGATCTTAGCCCGCATTCGGGCGGGGGATGCGGCTAGCGCCGCGGATCGAATGGAGAGGCACATCTTGGAGTCCAAGGCCAGCGTTAAGGCGCTAGCGCAGATGTACCTGATGGAGGAACGCGATGAGGTGTGACGGCGCGTAGATGAGTCGTTACGCTCCAATTGAAGAAAACGTGACGGCGAGCGCCGCGCTCCGGACCCGTGTCCCGGTCTATGCAGCCAGAACGGTGCCGAATGAGCGTCGCAAAGGAGGCGTGGCGGATTGATCATCGACGCATACAACCATATCTGGCGAGCGCGACCGAACGCGCCTGAGTTGTTCATGCATCAGGAACTCTCAGCGGCCGCGTTCGTCGCAGAGATGGATCGGTCTGGCATCGATAAGGCGGTCGTTTGTCCGCTGGGGCAGGATATAGACAACGAGTTCATCGCCGCGGGCATCCGGCAGTTCCCCGATCGTCTCATCGGCTTCCTTGAGGTTAACCCTCGGGACGCCGACGCGGCGGATCAGATGGCCCGACTGGCCCACGACCATGGATTTCGAGGACTCAAACTACACCCGACGATGATG harbors:
- a CDS encoding amidase, which encodes MPKDRQKLNHLTGTVTRDSFRKAVGTLRRYTPGSAEQRPAFEYRLSDRRNREWQRDAAVRGPRPTSEAGPSTRLARDFGTILGLQGAIRTGRVRAEAAVSAVLENIRTYNHIYNAFAFVNKDAIEQARAIDRRTGRGQSGPTDVALEGIPSSIKDIIHAAGMPTTASSAVPTGFPTTNDAAAVAEIRRAGAIIVGKTHTHEFALGVTQPQSRNPWDPDRVPGGSSGGAAIALITGMCLGALGTDTRASIRVPAALCGTVGYKPTYGLLPTDGIVPLSWSMDHCAVMARTVEDAALVADIAARETGTVDLLGSARTAVRGLRIGIPETALVGADVEVADAVSGAARVLSAAGVTLRDLKEPSDTDFDTANAMGLVLSRCEAAAYHRDWLVRYPAAYTKDVYEQLDEAARVSAVDYLQAQRYRGEFAERMARLFVQVDALLMPTTLIPAPRRDQAEQHLVSLSRNCVPWSFIGFPAISVPGGMTGGGLPIGLQVVGAPCGDGTVLALAAAIEGSARLDELYDRVPEPWRLSLCSPRWAAS
- a CDS encoding GntR family transcriptional regulator; protein product: MTARQTAAAADGRVAHTGTRGSAGPTVEGVEKVLRGDSVYRVLKDKVLDYILRPGQRMTEEQVAEDLHVSRTPAREALRRLEQEGWLTLVPHQGYYVRAFTTREVDEIYELRIGVERHTARISAERGAPEALARLDAAWTEMQRAPAAGDALVWLRADEEFHYGVAASTGNRELAGALRRINERIRIIRRIDYTRHERAASTIREHLEILARIRAGDAASAADRMERHILESKASVKALAQMYLMEERDEV